CAATATGACAACTCCGGTGGTCTCGAATGGTATTTCTGGAAAAATTTTAATGTATGATCTTCAGGTTTTGTATTCACTCTCAGAAAGTACACAGAAAAATTTTTGGGCATATGTGGGCGGGGGAATTGCCATGAGTTACTCTTCTTTTATGGTTGAGATCAACGGATCAAAGAAAGACCTCTCAGATGTTCTCTTTGGTGGAGTCATTACTGGCGGTATCGCTTATCGCATGAATAAAGTTGCTATCAAGTTAGAACCTAAATACTACGCAATGAAGTCCAACTACTTGGCCTTCATCGGTTCTGTTCAATACGAATTCTGATTTAAATCTCGAAGGGTTTGCTCATCTCGTCTAATGTGAGAGAGAAACTAGGAATAAAGTTTTCCATAAAATAATCAACTTCAGGTCTTGATCTGAGGTTATTGAGTTTGGATTCAATGGTTTTCTTTGCGCGACTGAACTCATTATTTCCAGCAGCCTCTTCTTCTAAACATTTGATGTAGGCAGCGATATTGTCTGCGGCTTTGACTAGCTCATGAATAGGATCATTTTCAGAAACAATTAAGAGTTTTTTGTAATCGTCTTTAAACTCTTCAGGTAAAAGCTTTAGGAGTTGCTCAGCGGCGTTGCTTTCGATTTCTTTATAGGCATTTCTAATTTCACTTGAGTAATATTTTACGGGAGTTGGTAGATCTCCTGTTAAAACTTCCGTGGAATCATGAAACATAGCGGTGAGTGCAACTTTCTCAGGAGAAAGTGTTCCGTTGAAATGTTTATTCTTAATCAACGTGAGAGCATGGGCAATGATAGCTACCTGAAGACTATGCTCCTGAACATTTTCCCGTTGTGTACAACGCATAAGGCTCCAGCGATCAATCAATTTCATGCGCGCGAGATATGAAAAAAAATGATATTTTGGCTCTGGAATGCTCATAATATTTGTCCTTTGCATTTGCGGTGAAGATAGATAACACACGTCTTCTTGGCAAGAAATATTGCGTTGAGGTGTCTTATAAAGTTTAGTGCCTACGCGAGAATCCGCTTTCCGTGCTTACCATGTCCAAGGTTTAGCCTAGTCCTTAGTCTCAATCACTTCGTAAGCAAGTCGGAGGCGATTCGTTTAAAGTTTCAGAGCTCTAATCAATTCTAATACAAGTAGAAGAATTTTTATTAGCTCTTTAGAGACCTTCAAAAAACGCCGAAAGTGTACATAACTACGTTGTTTTGTACGCATATCGGACCTCCTTCCGGAATTTGGACAGAGGGTTCGCGCAAAAGCAGATCTCGCACAAGCAAGATCTGCTTTTGCATTTTTAGTGCCTGATTATGAATTTATAAGTCGGTAAAATAATAGCCATGCTTTGATTTTGAATATTTTTTGATGACCAAAATTAATTAACTATCCTACGATAGTTAAATCCATGAAAATGCGAAAACTAATAATTTTAGCGATATTTAGTATTCTTCTCGGCCCAATTATTTTAGTTGGGTATGAGGCGATTTTTGGCTCATTAACAAATGTTAGTAATTTAGTTATGAACGCAAGCCCAATCACCATCAAAAAGCGTCTCATTTTTCCTTCTGCTTGTAGTTTTAGCTTGAATGGATGGTCCAAAGGATCACAAGACTTTGCCGCTAATGAATATCTGAAAATTAGATCTTTCGATATTCACATAACGAGAAATGGTGAAAGCAAATCAATCCAAGTTAAAAACGAACATATGAATACCTTGGATTTTGAAACCGAGTCCATAGGACTTCTTGAAATTAATGTGAATAATTATGATTCATCATTCCGCCATTTGGAAATATTCGATGCCGAACTTTCTTGTACAAGCAGTGGACAAAAAGTTATTTTGGTTGTTTCGTTCGCCTGTATGGTACTTGGGTTTCTTATGATTTTTATTCTGGCAGCTCGTATCATCTTCAGAAAGCTGTTCAAGTAATACTTCTGAATAACCCAAATTAAAGCCAATTGTGCGACGCGTTCTGTTCGACATTCGGACGAAAAGTGAATACGAATACCCTATGTCGATTCAAATTCTTTCAAAAGAAGTTATCAATCAGATCGCTGCGGGCGAGGTCTTAGAAAGACCAGCAAATCTCGTGAAAGAGCTCGTGGAAAATAGCCTTGATGCCGGGGCTACGGAGATTGAAATTGATCTGGATATCGGCGGAAAATTCTTAAAAATTCAAGATAACGGTTCTGGGATGAGTAAAGAAGATTTGAATCTTTCTTTGAATCGTCACTCCACAAGTAAATTGAAAGATTTCTCTGATCTCTGGAGTTTGAAAACTTACGGATTTCGTGGCGAGGCCTTAGCTTCCGCAGCAGCCGTAAGTCAAATGTCCATCGTAACACGACAAAAAAACGCAAAATCTGCGCTACAAATCAAATCTGATTTTGGAAACCAAAGTGATGTTTTTGAAATCGGCGGAGATCATGGAACGCAAATTACGATTGATGAGTTATTCAGTAATGTTCCCGCACGACTCAAGTTTTTAAAATCCGATTCATCTGAAGTCACACAAATTATGAAAGTGATAAAGGCTTTTGCTCTTTCTCATCCGCAAACCACTTTCAAAGTAAAACAAAAAGGTGTGTTAAAGGCTTTCTATCCAAAAACAGATTCGCTGCTTTCGCGCACTTTGAACGTTTTGGAAGTGACAGAACTTTTTGAGAACACAAGAGAAAATACTCAGATGAAAGCCCACGCGATCCATTCTTCTCCAAATCTGGTCGCAAAAACTTCGCAACACATTTGGATTTTTGTACAGAAAAGATGGATTCAAGATCGCGGACTTCAAAAAGCAATTCTAGATTCGTATAGAAATCTTTTGATGCACGGAGAATATCCTTACGCGGTTTTACACTTGGATTGTGATCCGCAATTGATTGATGTGAATATCCATCCGGCAAAATCTCAAGTGAAATTCCAAGATCCAGGTATGGCTTTCAGAATGGTTCATGGATCGGTAAGGGATTCTTTGGAAAAAGCTCCTTGGCTTAAAAATATGTTCGAAGGATCAGAAAATTCGGCATCAGTAGATCGCACCGCAAATATTGAACAAGCCGTTCATAATTATTATCAAAACTCGGTTGTTCAAGGTGATTATAGTCAAAATGCTTTCAAATCCGATTCGGCAGGTTTCCATCATACGCAGTTTAAACAAAAAAATTATGACATGTCTTCCTTGGAAAATTACGAGACACCTCAACAAACCTACATTCAGCAACCAGCTCTCGCGCAGGCAAATCTTGACGGTGTAGGTGCTGATCCTATGTGGGGTGGGTTGCAGGTGCTAGGCCAAGTGAACCTCACGTACATTCTTGCCCAATCTAGACATGCATTGTTTTTGGTGGATCAACATGCTTCTCACGAGCGAGTGAATTTTGAAAAACTCATGAAGTCTTTTAAGAACGGACAGTTTGAAGTTCAAAATTATTTACTGCCCCTCAATCTTGATTTTGAGCCGGATAAGTTTGAAGCGATTTTAAATTTAAAAGATAGCCTTACAAAAATCGGAATCGAAATCGAACAAGCAGGTCCGACAACAATT
This DNA window, taken from Bdellovibrionota bacterium, encodes the following:
- the yfbR gene encoding 5'-deoxynucleotidase, producing the protein MQRTNIMSIPEPKYHFFSYLARMKLIDRWSLMRCTQRENVQEHSLQVAIIAHALTLIKNKHFNGTLSPEKVALTAMFHDSTEVLTGDLPTPVKYYSSEIRNAYKEIESNAAEQLLKLLPEEFKDDYKKLLIVSENDPIHELVKAADNIAAYIKCLEEEAAGNNEFSRAKKTIESKLNNLRSRPEVDYFMENFIPSFSLTLDEMSKPFEI
- the mutL gene encoding DNA mismatch repair endonuclease MutL — its product is MSIQILSKEVINQIAAGEVLERPANLVKELVENSLDAGATEIEIDLDIGGKFLKIQDNGSGMSKEDLNLSLNRHSTSKLKDFSDLWSLKTYGFRGEALASAAAVSQMSIVTRQKNAKSALQIKSDFGNQSDVFEIGGDHGTQITIDELFSNVPARLKFLKSDSSEVTQIMKVIKAFALSHPQTTFKVKQKGVLKAFYPKTDSLLSRTLNVLEVTELFENTRENTQMKAHAIHSSPNLVAKTSQHIWIFVQKRWIQDRGLQKAILDSYRNLLMHGEYPYAVLHLDCDPQLIDVNIHPAKSQVKFQDPGMAFRMVHGSVRDSLEKAPWLKNMFEGSENSASVDRTANIEQAVHNYYQNSVVQGDYSQNAFKSDSAGFHHTQFKQKNYDMSSLENYETPQQTYIQQPALAQANLDGVGADPMWGGLQVLGQVNLTYILAQSRHALFLVDQHASHERVNFEKLMKSFKNGQFEVQNYLLPLNLDFEPDKFEAILNLKDSLTKIGIEIEQAGPTTISVNSAPTLVKEKALSEILNKMAEDAYEQGDSYSLEKRISDVFATIACHSSIRAGQSLSNEEMKELLERMDEFPLSSFCPHGRPVFKQLSFRELDRDFGRIV